The following is a genomic window from Rubrobacter naiadicus.
CGGCGGCTTGCGGGATCTCTACGGTGAGCGCTACCGGGGTCTCGTGCTCTATGGCTCCCGGGCCCGAGGGGAGGCCGACGAGGGCAGCGACGTGGACTTGCTGCTGCTCCTCGAGGGACCGGTCGAGGTCGGCAGGGAGATACGGCGCTCCTCCAGACTGGTGTCTTCCCTATCTTTGGAAGCCGGCCTCGTGCTTTCTCTGGTACCGGTGAGCGTCGAGGACTACCGGGCTCCCTCGGACCCGTACCTGATCAACGCCCGCAGAGAAGGCGCCATCGTTTCGAGCATGACCGGATGACCACCGGTTCGGAGACCCTCGACAACCTCCTCGCGAAGGCGCAGCGCTCGTTCGAGGCCGCCTAGGGCTTGCTGGAGGGCGGCCACGCGGACTTCGCCGCCTCCCGAGCCTGCTACGTTTGCTTCTACACCGCCGAGGCCCTGCTCCTCTCCAAGGGGCCGAGCTACTCCCGGCACTCTCAGGTGGTAGCTCAGTTCGGCCGTCACTTCGCGAAGACCAGAGAGCTGGACTTACGCTATCACCGTTTGCTGATCTAGGCTTTCGGACTCCGGCAAGCCGCCGACTACTCCGCATCACCCGAAACCGTGAGCGAAGAGGACGCCGGGCACACGATCAGGGAGGGCAAAGAATTCCTCGCCGCAGCACGCAAATACCTGGAGCGGCGATGACACCAGAAACCCTGCGGAAACCACGTCGGGTCGCGTCGCCAGGACACGCTCTTCGAGACCCGAAAGTTACTGCAAACGGGCCGATACGGGCGCGTACGTGGTGGGCACACTATCGCCGCGATTTTCGTAAAATGCCTGCAAAACGGCGTGTAGAACATGCCTGAGGGTCACCCGGCAAAGGTCGCTGGTTCGAACCCGGTATCGCCCTCTGCCGAAGAAACCTTCGGTTTCGACGACAGGGACGTTCGACTGCAACCGTACCGCAACGCGGGTCGCGCTCCTTTTTCGGGTAGGGCAACCTGTAGCCACGCCCGGTGTGCAGAGGACATAGAGTCGTTCGCTCTTCGTGCGGGCCTTGCGTCCGTATTCGATACCGTTGGTTCGTTCATCAGCGACGCTGCATACTCCCCAGGAGATGGTCCAAGAGCCGATCGAAGAACTAATAGAGGTCGGTGAGCGGTCAGCATCCGCGCCGGTCTACCCGCTCCTCGAGCGTCCGGACGAGCGCTACGTCACGATGCAAGCCCACGACAACCCAACCTTCGTCGAGGACGTCGTCCGCAACGTCGCCGTCCGACTTAGAGAGGACGATCGCATCGTCTGGTTCCTACTGTACGCGCCGGGAACCAGGAGAGTATTCACGACCACAGCGCGTTCGCCAGCGTCGAGTGGTCGAGGGCGCTGGATAGCCCGCGCTACCCATAGAAAATCGCCAGCCACGTAAATCGAGTCAGGGGTCCAGTGCACCGCCACCGGTCCATGAGCCAGGCTTTTAGCTCAGGACGGCTGATAGGATATTCCGCTCAGTAAGGTAGTGCCTCGGAATCTCGCGTCGCGCCACGACTTTCTTGGGAGGCGTCAGGACCCTTCCCAGAGACCGCACCATCTGCTTCCGGTTCATCCACTCCGCCCACTGCGTCTGTCGCACCATCTTGACGGCGCATACCACGCTCTCCGCGGCTTCCGCCAGCACCGTGGCGATCTCTTGCCAGAGGACTCGGGTAGGCGCCGGAGACCGGTAGGTGTAGAATGAAGGGGCATTAGTAGGGCATTGTAAGGGCGCAAGTGTCCGAGAAAGAGGTGCGCGATGGAGGCACGGGTCCTGGAACAGGCTCATCGTCAGGCGGTGGTGACGCCGGTGACCGACGTGGTCTCTTTCTTGCAGGACCTCCTGGGGCGGCGCCTGGTCGCCTACGTGGCGGGGGTAAAGGACGCGAAGACGGTCTCGCGTTGGGCAAACGGCGAGGTGAGATCCATCCGCCAGGAGAGTGAGGAGCGCATCCGCACGGCCTACGAGGTGGCCCAGCTCCTCGTGCAGTTCGACTCGCCCAGGATAGTGAAGGCCTGGTTCATAGGTCTCAACCCCCAGCTCGACGACGTCTCCCCCGCCGAGATGATACGCGAGGGGAAGCTGAAGGAAGCCAAGGCCGCCGCACGCGCCTTCGTCGCCGGTGGCTGACGCCCCGCTGCCGGCCGTAAGGCCGCCCGGACTGGTCTACCGCGTGGCGCGCGGCCTCGACGTATTCGCGCCGCCGGACTGGGCCTACGCGCTCCCGGACGGTACCTTCGGCAACCGCTTCGACGACCCCTCGGCCGACAGGGGCGTGCCGGAAGGGGAACGCTACCGGGCAATCTACTGCGCTACCGAGCGAGCAGGCGCTTTCGGGGAGACAATTGCGCGCTTCAGGCCGAGCATCGAGTTATTGGCCGGACTTGAGGCGATCGAAGACGATGAGCCTCTGGACCCGGAGCTTCGCGGAGGAGTCGTTCCTGAGGAGTGGCGTCTGAGCCGCCGCGTGGGCTCCACCAGGCTCGCATCCAGCCTCCTGTTCGCCGACCTTCCGGCGCCGGAGACCATGCGTATCCTGCGAGAGGAACTCGCCGTGGTGGCGAAGGAGCTCGGCCTCGAGGACCTCGACCTGAGCGCGGTGACTGGGCCGCACCGTCGCCTGACCCAGGAGGCCGCGAGGTACGTCTACGACCTGAACGATCCTTCAGGCCAACCAATCTTCGCGGGAATACGCTACATCTCGCGTCTGAACCCGACCTGGGAGTTGTGGGCGGTCTTCCACGATCGCATGCGCCACGAGCCGGGCGAGGTGGCCGAACCGATCAGGGCGGACGATCCTGGCCTTGTGGAAGCTGCCGCCCTCCTCGGCCTCAGCGTGGAGTAGTGCGGACAGGGATCCTGATTCGCCGCTGCCGACATCCTGGGAGATAGAATGTGGTCGTGGACCTGGAACCGCCCGTGGAAGTCGTCGAGGCGCCCGGGCCGGGAAGATCCCTGTCCTCGACAGGATCTCGGCGATCCGCCCTTACACCGCGCACGGCTCCTGCTACCCGGACCTCTCGGAAGAGGACCTGGCCGAAGAGCTGCGCTGCGCTCGAAAATCGTAGAAGTCGGTGACAACCTCGGACGCTGCGCTCCAGGGTCTCCCAGGCTTTCCCTGGGATCTCCTGTGTGTGGAACGTCGGAGAGTCTCAGCTTCGTTTCGTCTATTTCGTTCGTAGTTTTTACTCTGGCTACGGACGAGGACCGAGAAGGGGTGAGGTTCGCGGCGGAAGTGCGAGAGAGAGACCCCGTGCTGGTGCCAGACCGTGACGCGAGCACGGTTAAAGAGCTGGACGAGGCGCTGGCCCATGCCCAGGGCAAGGCCGTTCTCAGAAGCCCTTCTGGGGATGAGTTGCCCCTGCCCCACTCCGTTTACAGGGTGCTGGAGCAGGTGGTCCACGAGATGGCGCGCGGCAACGCCGTCAGGGTGCTACCGGTCAGGGCCGAGCTCTCCACCCAGCAGGCGGCTGACCTGCTGAACGTCTCGAGGCCGCACCTGGTGAAGTTGCTGGAACGCGGTGAGATTCCCTACCATCGTGTGGGCTCTCACCGCCGGGTGGTCCTCGAAGATCTGCTGGTGTACAAGGAGCGGCGTGACCGGGAGAGGCTCGAAGCCCTGGACGAGATCACCCGCATCTCCGACGAACTCGGCCTCTACGACGAGTAAGGCTTCTACCCCACGGTGCCGTTCGTAGCCCTGCTGGACACAAGGCGTGCTCTACCCTGCGTATCTGAGGGACCTGCTGCTGCGCCTCGCGCAGGCCGGTGTCTACCAGCCCCGGTGGAGCGCGAAGATCCTCGACGAGGTAGCCTGCAACGTCAAAAAGGGGCGTGACGCTGCGGAGCGGCAGAAGGTGGACCGCATGATCTCCCTTATGCAGCAGCATTTCGAGGACGCAGAGGTGACAGGTTACGAAGGGCTGCTTCCGGCCATGACCAACGACCCGAAAGACCGCCACGTACTGGCCGCCGCGATCACCGGCGGGGCTGATGTGATCGTGACGTACAACCTCAGACACTTCCCGCCGCACTCCCGCGAGCCATACAACATAGACGCCCAGGGACCGGACGGGTTCCTCCTCCACCAATGGGAACAGGTGGACCCCGAGCGCTTCGTCGCGATCCTGGAGCGCTGGACAGCTCAACTCCAGAGACACCCGGATACCCTGGAGGGAGTCCTGGAAGAGAGGCTGATAACCACCGCGCCGGAGTTCAGCCGTGCCGTATTGGAATACGTTCGCCGCGAGAAGTCCCGATGAGAGTCTGTGTCATCAGGACCTGCCGGCTCATGAGCCTCCTGTCGAGCTGGTCCCTTGCGCTCTATGAGCCTCAAGACACCGCAGGCCCTGCGGTGTCTTCTCGACTGGCTCGTAGCGGCCCCGACCCTCCGGGAGTCCTGGCCGCCGTAGGAACCCGGCCGGCAGCTTTTGGCCGCGGCGTAAGCTTCGAGCGTACACGGCCGCGCCGCAGGAGATGGGGCTGCCTCCCGCTCACCGCGTCCGGGATGGCCATCTCTTAAGAACAGGTCCCGCATCGCTTGAGGCCCAAAGCCTCGACGACCTGCTCCGTGACGCAGCCGACGCCGCAGATCATGATGTCCTCCTCTACTTGCGTTACCACAAACCTGTGTTTGCAGTCCAGGACAAATTGGGATAAGGTGTCCCCAGAAGGTGTCCTTAGAGGAGGTGCGAGGTGGTCCCGGAGAACCGGAAGGTGAGGATGGAGATGCTCCGGTATCTGGCACGCATGGCATCCAGAGGAGAGGGACCGCCGAGCGTGCGCGAGGTGGGGGAGGCCGTCGGCCTCAGGAGCTCCCAGACGGCGTACAAGCACCTCAAGAAGCTCGAAGAAGAGGGCTACGTCGAGAGAGAAGGTGCGAGGAGGCGGGCGCGTGGGATCCGGCTCACCAGAAAGGGCTGGGAGGCCGCGGGCGAGATGCCTCTTATGGGGCGGATCGCCGCCGGGCGCGGCCTGGAGGCCGTGGCTCTCGGAGACGAGGCGTACTCGCTCGCCGCTGAGCTCTTGGGCTCCCGCTCCGGCAGGAGGCGCTACCTGCTTCGGGTGGTGGGGCAGTCCATGATCGGGGCGCACATAGCCGACGGGGATCTCCTGGTCGTCGAGGAGGACGAGGACCCGCCCGACGGCGAGGTGGTCGTGGCCCTCTTGCGGGGCGGGGAGGAGGTCACCGTCAAGCGGCTCTACCGGGAGGGTGAGATGGTCAGGCTCGAGCCCGAGAACGGAGATCACGAAGACATCGTCCTGCTCGCCGAAGACGTGAAGATACAGGGACGGGTCCTCTACGTGGTCCACCCGCCCAGGGGCAGGCGCTAGAAGCGTAGAAAGGAGGGGTGGCGTGGGCCGCGGCACGGACGCCCGCGCCCATGATTCGGATGAGGGGAGAATCCGAGGCGCGCAGACGCAGGCTGTTGGAAGAGCTCAAGGGCCTGTTCGGTCCCGCCTTCGGTCCGGCGCTCGAGGCCTACGGCCGTTCGTTCGCCGAGCGCATCTCCGAAGACGAGGGTTTCCGGGCGGAGATCCGGGACCGCTTCGAGCGCGGGAGGGCCCTGGGCGGCTTCCCGGAGCTCTCCTCCCTCCTCGCCGGGATGACCAGGGAGGAAGAGGACGAGTTCTTCGAGACCGGATGGACCCGCCTGGTCCTCCCGCCATCCGCACCCTCCGAGAACCCCTGGGACCGCGCCCCCTGGCTCGGCGACCGCGAGGCCTACCGCGAGGACCTCTACTCGGGGCTCGCCTTCGCCTTCACCGACCTGCGCTCCTTCGCCCGCGAGTGGCTCGAAGAGCTACTGCGCGTCGGCTACTACGGCATGGAGGAGTCTTTGGGGCTACCCATCAGGCAGCAGGCCGGCACGCTCTCCCCGACGCCCGAGTCCCTGCCCCTCTACGGCGAGTCCTACCCCGTGCGCCTGGAGGGAACCCGCCAGACCGTCTGGCTGGGCCTCGACGGCCCACGGTCGGAGACCGGGCAGTACCGCGAGGTCACCGTCTCCGAAGAGCCCCTGCGCACCGACGGCGCCATCTTCGCCGCCCTGGCGGTGCTCGAAGGCCGATCCATCGATCTCTCTCGCCTGCGCAAGATCCTCCCCGAGCTCGTCCCTTCCTGCGGTGAATCGGTGTGGGATCGCTGGACCGATCTCGCGAGCGAGGAGAGCAAGGCGGAGCTGCTCCGGTCCCTCCGCCACCATCAGACCCTCGACTACGTCCTGCTGCTCCTGCGCTACCACCGGCCCGGTTTCGACGCGCTGCCTCTCGAAGAGCGGGCCGGGCTCCTCGCCGAAGCCTGCGCCCACCTCAACGACTCCCTCGAAGCCCTGCGTAAGTTCATGGCCTTCGTCGAGTACGGCGTCCCGGGCCGCGGGGCGGTGCCCGTCGCCAGGACCATCGCCCGCGACATAAAGGCCGCCGTCCTCAAAGACGTAGAAGGCCTGACCTACAGGCAGATCGGCGAGAGGCTCGGCATCCCGCCTCCCGCCGACTTCGGCTACAAGGGAGATCACGCATCCGTCCGCAAGATGGTCGGCCGCGGCAGGAAGTTCTTCAGGGCGGCCCTGGGCGAGGAGGGCTACGCGAGCCACGTCGAGGCCATGAAGGAAGAGGCCAGGCGCCGGCATGCCATGAGCGCCACCGAGCGCGAGGCCGAGGACCTCGCCGAGGCCTTCGGCATCCCCTACGAGGACGCCCTCCGACGCATCGAGGAGCGGGGCCGGAAGAGGGAAGAGGAGTCCGGACCGGCCTGAACCTCCGCTTCACCCGGAATTCGACGACCCTTCGGATTCCGGTACCGGGGTAGCCGTCCGTCTTCTACCTTGAGGGCATGGGCGAGAACGGGCGAACGTACGGCAACCCGGCCGAGTGGCTCGGGAAGGGCGGAGGGCGGGACTTCTTCCTGCCCGCTCGCCGCGACCCGGAGAGCGGCTGCGTAGCCGGCGCGTCGAGAGGATCGGCGATGGACGATGATCGGGCGCCCTTCTCCGGCTACGTCGTACGCAGGCTCGAATGGTCTGCGGCCGGGAGCTCCGCCATCGAGAGGCTGGCGCCGGGGGAAGCCCATCACCGGACCGTTGCGAGGAGGTTGAGATGAGCCCGTCCCCGAGGCTGAGAGACCTCCGCCAGTGGGTGTGCTGGCGCTCCGAGG
Proteins encoded in this region:
- the lexA gene encoding transcriptional repressor LexA, with protein sequence MVPENRKVRMEMLRYLARMASRGEGPPSVREVGEAVGLRSSQTAYKHLKKLEEEGYVEREGARRRARGIRLTRKGWEAAGEMPLMGRIAAGRGLEAVALGDEAYSLAAELLGSRSGRRRYLLRVVGQSMIGAHIADGDLLVVEEDEDPPDGEVVVALLRGGEEVTVKRLYREGEMVRLEPENGDHEDIVLLAEDVKIQGRVLYVVHPPRGRR
- a CDS encoding helix-turn-helix domain-containing protein, whose translation is MLVPDRDASTVKELDEALAHAQGKAVLRSPSGDELPLPHSVYRVLEQVVHEMARGNAVRVLPVRAELSTQQAADLLNVSRPHLVKLLERGEIPYHRVGSHRRVVLEDLLVYKERRDRERLEALDEITRISDELGLYDE
- a CDS encoding HEPN domain-containing protein, encoding MLEGGHADFAASRACYVCFYTAEALLLSKGPSYSRHSQVVAQFGRHFAKTRELDLRYHRLLI
- a CDS encoding RES domain-containing protein, with protein sequence MADAPLPAVRPPGLVYRVARGLDVFAPPDWAYALPDGTFGNRFDDPSADRGVPEGERYRAIYCATERAGAFGETIARFRPSIELLAGLEAIEDDEPLDPELRGGVVPEEWRLSRRVGSTRLASSLLFADLPAPETMRILREELAVVAKELGLEDLDLSAVTGPHRRLTQEAARYVYDLNDPSGQPIFAGIRYISRLNPTWELWAVFHDRMRHEPGEVAEPIRADDPGLVEAAALLGLSVE
- a CDS encoding nucleotidyltransferase domain-containing protein, which gives rise to MDIETRTLEEALRDLDGGLRDLYGERYRGLVLYGSRARGEADEGSDVDLLLLLEGPVEVGREIRRSSRLVSSLSLEAGLVLSLVPVSVEDYRAPSDPYLINARREGAIVSSMTG
- a CDS encoding GTP cyclohydrolase, FolE2/MptA family, whose product is MVQEPIEELIEVGERSASAPVYPLLERPDERYVTMQAHDNPTFVEDVVRNVAVRLREDDRIVWFLLYAPGTRRVFTTTARSPASSGRGRWIARATHRKSPAT
- a CDS encoding PIN domain-containing protein codes for the protein MLYPAYLRDLLLRLAQAGVYQPRWSAKILDEVACNVKKGRDAAERQKVDRMISLMQQHFEDAEVTGYEGLLPAMTNDPKDRHVLAAAITGGADVIVTYNLRHFPPHSREPYNIDAQGPDGFLLHQWEQVDPERFVAILERWTAQLQRHPDTLEGVLEERLITTAPEFSRAVLEYVRREKSR